The sequence GGCCGCCCGCAACGACTCACGGACCGGCCCGTCGTGGTAGTCGAAGGCGGCGTCGAAGCCCAGGGCCCGCAGCCGCTCGACCTTGGCCGGGGAGCCAGCGCTGCCGACCACCCGGCCAGCGCCCTTGAGCTTGGCGATCTGGCCGACCAGGCTGCCGACCGCGCCCGCCGCGGCGGAGACGAACACCGTCTCGCCGGGCTTCATCGCGGCGACCTCCAGCAGCCCGGCGTACGCGGTCAGCCCGGTCATGCCCAGCACGCTGAGGTACGCGCTGACCGGGGCGACGCTCGGGTCGACCGGCCGGGCGGCGGTGGCGTCGAGCAGCGCGTACTCCCGCCAGCCCAGCCCGTGCAGGACTGTGGTCCCGACGGCGATGTCCGCCGCCTCGCTGGCCACCACCTCGCCGATCGCGGCACCGTCGAGCGGCGCGTCGAGGGCGAACGGCGCGACGTACGACTTGACGTCGTTCATCCGTCCCCGCATGTACGGGTCGACGGACATGTACTGGTTGCGGACCACGATCTGGCCCGGTCCGGGCGTCGGAACCTCGGTCTCGACGAGCCGGAAGGTGTCCTCGGTGGGCCAGCCCTGGGGGCGGCTGGCCAGGTGGATCTCGCGGTTGCTGGTCACGGGGTGGTCGTCCTCTCGTCCGCGGATGGGGGCCGTGAGGTCACGCGGCCAGGGTCTCGCGGACGGTCAGCGTGACGTCGACGTTGCCGCGGGTCGCGTTCGAGTACGGGCAGACCTGGTGGGCCTGCTCGACGATCTGCTCGGCGGTCTCGCGGGACACGGCGGGGAGGTCGACGACGAGCTGCACGGTGAGCCCGAAACCGCCGCTGCCGTTCGGGCCGATGCCCACCTCGGCCGCGACGACGGAGCCGCTCACGTCGGCCTTGGCCCGGCGACCCACCAGCCGCAGCGCGCTGTGGAAGCAGGCCGCGTAGCCGGCGGCGAAGAGCTGCTCGGGGTTGGCGGCACCGCCGGCGCCACCCATCTCCTTCGGCACGGCAAGGTCGAGCACGAGGGTGCCGTCGGAGGTCTCGACGTGACCGTCGCGGCCGTCGCCGGTGGCGGTCGCGGACGCGGTGTAGACAGCCTGCATGAGAGTCACTGCTCCTTCTGTCGGTGGATGGTGTCGGTGACCCGGGTGAGCGTGTCGCGCAACGCGACGAGCTCATCGATGCCCAGCCCGGTGGCCAGGGCGA comes from Micromonospora vinacea and encodes:
- a CDS encoding MDR family NADP-dependent oxidoreductase; this encodes MTSNREIHLASRPQGWPTEDTFRLVETEVPTPGPGQIVVRNQYMSVDPYMRGRMNDVKSYVAPFALDAPLDGAAIGEVVASEAADIAVGTTVLHGLGWREYALLDATAARPVDPSVAPVSAYLSVLGMTGLTAYAGLLEVAAMKPGETVFVSAAAGAVGSLVGQIAKLKGAGRVVGSAGSPAKVERLRALGFDAAFDYHDGPVRESLRAA
- a CDS encoding organic hydroperoxide resistance protein — translated: MQAVYTASATATGDGRDGHVETSDGTLVLDLAVPKEMGGAGGAANPEQLFAAGYAACFHSALRLVGRRAKADVSGSVVAAEVGIGPNGSGGFGLTVQLVVDLPAVSRETAEQIVEQAHQVCPYSNATRGNVDVTLTVRETLAA